The following are encoded in a window of Pygocentrus nattereri isolate fPygNat1 chromosome 5, fPygNat1.pri, whole genome shotgun sequence genomic DNA:
- the aifm2 gene encoding apoptosis-inducing factor 2 isoform X1: MGGKLSIDDDVHVVIVGGGFGGIAAAQQLKHHGVPFMLIDLLDAFHHNVAALRASVQSGFAWQTFIPYKETFGTSFLQGRVVRIDTTVQSVVLDDGKDVRYSHLILCTGSDGPFPGKYNAVDSYQKAIEKYENIVKEIQAADFVLVVGGGATGVEMAAEIRTEYPTKKVILIHSHEALADPELLPCVREQAKQVLLEKGVELLLGQKVSNMNELEFSVTRKGTVVKTDKGEQFTVDLVICCVGNKINSDAYRSSLGGCLAENGALKVNKHMQIEGFTNIYAVGDCANVSEPKMAYHAGLHAAVAVTNIINSMSGKALTSYHTGNVTMLLAMGRDDGVGQFNGYKLPRFLVTKGKSQGLLLWKSWREMGQKAPS; encoded by the exons ATGGGAGGCAAACTATCCATTGATGACGATGTCCATGTGGTGATTGTTGGTGGTGGATTTGGTGGAATTGCAGCTGCCCAGCAACTTAAACACCATGGAGTGCCCTTTATGCTGATTGACCTCCTAGATGCATTTCATCACAATGTAGCAGCATTGCGTGCTTCTGTTCAAAGTG GCTTCGCTTGGCAGACTTTCATCCCGTACAAAGAGACTTTTGGAACGAGTTTCCTTCAGGGACGTGTCGTACGCATAGACACCACAGTGCAGTCTGTTGTGCTCGACGATGGAAAG gATGTTAGATATTCCCATCTCATCCTGTGCACTGGGTCAGATGGACCCTTTCCTGGCAAATACAATGCTGTGGATTCGTACCAGAAAGCCATTgagaaatatgaaaacattgtGAAAGAG ATCCAAGCAGCAGACTTTGTTCTCGTAGTTGGTGGTGGAGCCACTGGGGTGGAAATGGCTGCTGAGATCAGGACAGAATATCCAACCAAGAAG GTGATTCTAATTCATTCCCACGAGGCCCTAGCAGACCCAGAGCTGCTCCCCTGTGTGAGAGAGCAGGCCAAACAGGTGCTGCTAGAGAAGGGAGTGGAACTGTTACTTG GACAGAAGGTTTCAAATATGAACGAGCTGGAGTTCAGTGTGACTCGGAAGGGCACAGTGGTCAAGACCGATAAGGGCGAGCAGTTCACTGTTGATCTTGTCATCTGCTGTGTAGGGAATAAGATCAACTCAGATGCGTACAGGTCCAGTCTAG GTGggtgtctggcagaaaatggGGCCCTGAAAGTGAATAAGCACATGCAGATTGAGGGCTTTACCAATATATATGCTGTTGGggactgtgcaaatgtcagcgAACCCAAGATGGCCTATCATGCTGGTCTCCATGCAGCAGTAGCTGTCACCAATATTATTAACAGCATGTCTGGAAAAGCACTGACGTCATACCACACAG GAAATGTGACAATGCTGTTGGCTATGGGTAGAGATGATGGGGTGGGCCAGTTCAATGGCTATAAACTACCTCGCTTCCTGGTCACTAAAGGAAAGAGCCAGGGTCTGCTGCTGTGGAAGAGCTGGAGGGAAATGGGACAGAAAGCCCCCAGCTAG
- the aifm2 gene encoding apoptosis-inducing factor 2 isoform X2, with protein MGGKLSIDDDVHVVIVGGGFGGIAAAQQLKHHGVPFMLIDLLDAFHHNVAALRASVQSGFAWQTFIPYKETFGTSFLQGRVVRIDTTVQSVVLDDGKDVRYSHLILCTGSDGPFPGKYNAVDSYQKAIEKYENIVKEIQAADFVLVVGGGATGVEMAAEIRTEYPTKKVILIHSHEALADPELLPCVREQAKQVLLEKGVELLLGGCLAENGALKVNKHMQIEGFTNIYAVGDCANVSEPKMAYHAGLHAAVAVTNIINSMSGKALTSYHTGNVTMLLAMGRDDGVGQFNGYKLPRFLVTKGKSQGLLLWKSWREMGQKAPS; from the exons ATGGGAGGCAAACTATCCATTGATGACGATGTCCATGTGGTGATTGTTGGTGGTGGATTTGGTGGAATTGCAGCTGCCCAGCAACTTAAACACCATGGAGTGCCCTTTATGCTGATTGACCTCCTAGATGCATTTCATCACAATGTAGCAGCATTGCGTGCTTCTGTTCAAAGTG GCTTCGCTTGGCAGACTTTCATCCCGTACAAAGAGACTTTTGGAACGAGTTTCCTTCAGGGACGTGTCGTACGCATAGACACCACAGTGCAGTCTGTTGTGCTCGACGATGGAAAG gATGTTAGATATTCCCATCTCATCCTGTGCACTGGGTCAGATGGACCCTTTCCTGGCAAATACAATGCTGTGGATTCGTACCAGAAAGCCATTgagaaatatgaaaacattgtGAAAGAG ATCCAAGCAGCAGACTTTGTTCTCGTAGTTGGTGGTGGAGCCACTGGGGTGGAAATGGCTGCTGAGATCAGGACAGAATATCCAACCAAGAAG GTGATTCTAATTCATTCCCACGAGGCCCTAGCAGACCCAGAGCTGCTCCCCTGTGTGAGAGAGCAGGCCAAACAGGTGCTGCTAGAGAAGGGAGTGGAACTGTTACTTG GTGggtgtctggcagaaaatggGGCCCTGAAAGTGAATAAGCACATGCAGATTGAGGGCTTTACCAATATATATGCTGTTGGggactgtgcaaatgtcagcgAACCCAAGATGGCCTATCATGCTGGTCTCCATGCAGCAGTAGCTGTCACCAATATTATTAACAGCATGTCTGGAAAAGCACTGACGTCATACCACACAG GAAATGTGACAATGCTGTTGGCTATGGGTAGAGATGATGGGGTGGGCCAGTTCAATGGCTATAAACTACCTCGCTTCCTGGTCACTAAAGGAAAGAGCCAGGGTCTGCTGCTGTGGAAGAGCTGGAGGGAAATGGGACAGAAAGCCCCCAGCTAG